The genomic interval TATTTCATGTacaatacatacatacaataaaaaatgaatctttttatttgttatgCAATTACAAAATAGTATAAAACCTTATACAAAAAGGCCTTTTCATGTTTATAACTAAGATCGAGACGCATTCATTCGTTCCTGGACAATTTTTGTCAGGTCTTCGATGCGCTTTTCTAGCTGCTCCACTTTTGCAGTCTGTTCTGCCGGCACATCCACATTTATGGCCCTCTTCAAAGCATTCAGACAAGATGTGCCCGCCAATCTGGCAGAATTTAGTTGAGAAGTAATCATTACCTCACTTTCGTCTTGAATATGCTCTGTGATGGCCGCCACTGAGAGATCGCAGACCTCTAAGCAAAGATCCAGTGCTTTTAAAGCGTGCTCCGATTTTGTTTCCCAGCCCAAATGCTTCGGTGTGTACGCACGATACGATTTCACCAGTTTCTCGGACTTTTTCAGTGGCGTTTGGGCCACCAAGGCGGCCAGTTCCCAGACAAGAGGCTCGTTACCATGTTGAATGCTCTGCTGTCCCAGCAGCTTTATGAGTCTCTTGATCAAAGCACTTGAGCCGGCGGGATCCTCCTTCGAAACTCCGTAAACAATACGGGTGAGCACTTCCTGATCGAGGTAGTGCTGCTTTAGCTCCGCCATGCGCTGGTAAGCCCGCATGGCGTCGTCCCAGTGGGAAGTATCCACTGACACCAGCATGTAGTTCTCCCAAACCTTCCAGTTGCTGTAGTTGCACTTCAAGGCCTCACCAAGAACACGATGTGCCCGCTGTTTGTCACCCAATTTAATCAAGGCCTTGGCTAGATTGTTCCAGGACTCGAAGCCATTGGGTTCCAGGTGGGTGTAAGCCAAATAATATTTAACGGCCGGCTCCCAGCGTTCCAGTTGGATTGCGCAGTAGCCACAGCGCAAAAGAATCGCTTCCTGCAAGTTGTTGATCTCCAACGAGATCTCGAAGTGATCCATTGCCTGGGCATAATCCGCACTCCTGTAGAAGTGGTTGCCCCAATAGGCTTGAGCTTTTCCACTTGTCTTTTTGGAATACAACCAAGCCTGCTCGTAGAACGAAGGATCATCGATCGCATCGCCAAGGAGGCAGTACAGCAATGCCGTTGGCTTCTTTTCTAACTCCTGCCTGATGATCTCCGCTGCCTTGTGACGAAGTTCCAGACTCGTGTAGCACTCGATCACCTGCTGCCAGGCGTGTATGCGAAGACAGATGTCCAGAGCTGTTTTGGTCATACCCAAGGATCGCAGCAAGTCCACAAGCTGCAGCTGCACCTGCCACTTGGGACTCAAGTGGGCGGCGAAACCGTAGGAGAGTCGGGATCGCAGCGATAACTCCTCCTCGGAGGTGTCAAGCAGCTTGACACACTCCTCGCATTGTTTCCAGCTGCGTTCGACTGTCCTTCTTTGATTCGACTCCTGAAGGCAGTTTAGAAGAAGGGCTGACTGCCGGACTTGGAATGGACCATGTTCCTGGTAGAGCAGGGTTTGCGTATACGGCTCCAGTTGCTCATCCGCCAGGCGATCCTTAGGCGTTGAGCGTTTCAATTGCTTTCTGTTTACAAGAAAGAAATTAGTATAATTAGTATAAGAAATAATAAGGACTATTGGCCATTCTTACACTTTGGCCAGCACCAAAGCTTGGAGCACACTGGGAAGTGTCATCACTTCGTTGTCCTTCAGCTCCACAAAGCGTATTCGCTCCAGTCTCGTGTCATCCTCCAAAAGAAGTAGTTTGGGCAACTTGGTGGTCTCATTTGTTTGGACGGCTGAAGGCAGAGGCTGCTGCTCACTTAGCTGCTCAACCTTAAGGCAGAGCTGTGGAAGGGCCTTCTGCTGGAATTTGGTGCGTACTCCTAGTAAACCCTCAACTTTCAGCTCCACCTGGAGATGCTTGCACAGTTCATCCAGTATTTGGGAGGCAATTTCAGAGCGATGAAACTGCAGGTAGCCATTGGCCAACTCCAGTAGCAGCAGGGATTGCAGTTCCCTGCTCTCAAACTGACTGAAATGAGCCTGAAGATGTCCAGCTGCTGATTTAAACTGCTCATACAGGGAGGCCGCCAAATCATCCAGGACATGCTGATGCAGGCAGATCAGTCGCAGTCGCCACCAAATCAGGACCTAGGTATATTGCtcattagtaaacagcattgCATTTCACTAAAGCCAACAAACCTTTGATTCTGGTTGGTTTTCTGAAAGTCCCTCAAGGATTTTCCTGGCAATCAGTAGTAGTTCTACAGATTTGACATTTGGATTCAGTTCCTCGCCACTGGCCTTCAGTTTCTCGAGTGCGTCGAGTTTTGCCAGCTCTAGTTCACTATGGATTTGTTGGTACTCTTCCAGTTTGTCAAAGGGCCCAGTGAAATTGTTTTGAACAAAAGCGAAGATCAGCAGCAGGAAATCCTTGAGTTGTGAAGTGGGATCATCTTTCGAATCTGGCTTGCCTTGCTCCTGCCAACGTTGAAGGATCTCCCGGAGATCATCTATTGTCCACAGTTTCTGGCGGGTCCACAATTGACGCAGTGTCTCATCCGCTGGCAAATCTATAGGTAGTTTTTGTATTAGATATTACAGGCAAACTATTGTGATCCTTTATACTCTACCTTCAACTGCCACCTTATCGTTGAAATTGCATATATAATATTCACTGAATATATCGGCAACCATTATAAAAGCTTTTGATGGAATTGTTGTATTTCTTGGATAAACAATCCACGTGCTTCACGTGTTTAAGAATACCGGCTTGATTTTAGGCAAAGATCCTACTTTATAAGAGAAACTATACTTGGTTGGTACTTTAACTGTTTTTCTTGAATGAATTCAACCTTAATTTAACTGCTTAACAGTCATTTAAAGCGTGTTTCTAGAATGTTTTCAAACCGTGCAGATTGTTTATTAGTGATGGGAGTTCCCGAATATTCCGCAAATAATCAGCTGAT from Drosophila mauritiana strain mau12 chromosome 3L, ASM438214v1, whole genome shotgun sequence carries:
- the LOC117140293 gene encoding tetratricopeptide repeat protein 27, with protein sequence MVADIFSEYYICNFNDKVAVEDLPADETLRQLWTRQKLWTIDDLREILQRWQEQGKPDSKDDPTSQLKDFLLLIFAFVQNNFTGPFDKLEEYQQIHSELELAKLDALEKLKASGEELNPNVKSVELLLIARKILEGLSENQPESKVLIWWRLRLICLHQHVLDDLAASLYEQFKSAAGHLQAHFSQFESRELQSLLLLELANGYLQFHRSEIASQILDELCKHLQVELKVEGLLGVRTKFQQKALPQLCLKVEQLSEQQPLPSAVQTNETTKLPKLLLLEDDTRLERIRFVELKDNEVMTLPSVLQALVLAKVKQLKRSTPKDRLADEQLEPYTQTLLYQEHGPFQVRQSALLLNCLQESNQRRTVERSWKQCEECVKLLDTSEEELSLRSRLSYGFAAHLSPKWQVQLQLVDLLRSLGMTKTALDICLRIHAWQQVIECYTSLELRHKAAEIIRQELEKKPTALLYCLLGDAIDDPSFYEQAWLYSKKTSGKAQAYWGNHFYRSADYAQAMDHFEISLEINNLQEAILLRCGYCAIQLERWEPAVKYYLAYTHLEPNGFESWNNLAKALIKLGDKQRAHRVLGEALKCNYSNWKVWENYMLVSVDTSHWDDAMRAYQRMAELKQHYLDQEVLTRIVYGVSKEDPAGSSALIKRLIKLLGQQSIQHGNEPLVWELAALVAQTPLKKSEKLVKSYRAYTPKHLGWETKSEHALKALDLCLEVCDLSVAAITEHIQDESEVMITSQLNSARLAGTSCLNALKRAINVDVPAEQTAKVEQLEKRIEDLTKIVQERMNASRS